The following coding sequences are from one Oncorhynchus nerka isolate Pitt River linkage group LG6, Oner_Uvic_2.0, whole genome shotgun sequence window:
- the acad11 gene encoding acyl-CoA dehydrogenase family member 11 isoform X2 has translation MRAKTVASPSLILIEANRTYVCGRLKFPMSVFLSQWPSVPAPEDLISIYCHCRGIPFSLPQLNFYLALHVFKMAGIAQGVYVRHVLGNASAPNAAQFGQSVEPLAQVGLQIAERC, from the exons ATGAGAGCAAAGACAGTCGCTTCGCCAAGCCTAATTCTGATAGAAGCTAACCGAACCTATGTATGTGGACGCCTTAAGTTTCCAatgtctgtatttctctctcaatGGCCAAGTGTACCCGCTCCTGAGGACCTGATCTCCATCTACTGCCACTGCCGAGGGATCCCATTCTCTCTGCCTCAGCTCAACTTCTACCTGGCCCTCCATGTCTTTAAGATGGCAGGGATTGCTCAG GGCGTCTATGTCCGCCATGTCCTGGGCAATGCCAGTGCTCCGAATGCTGCCCAGTTTGGCCAGAGTGTGGAGCCGTTGGCCCAGGTTGGGCTGCAGATTGCAGAAAG
- the acad11 gene encoding acyl-CoA dehydrogenase family member 11 isoform X1 has product MRAKTVASPSLILIEANRTYVCGRLKFPMSVFLSQWPSVPAPEDLISIYCHCRGIPFSLPQLNFYLALHVFKMAGIAQGVYVRHVLGNASAPNAAQFGQSVEPLAQVGLQIAERWFGMSRTAE; this is encoded by the exons ATGAGAGCAAAGACAGTCGCTTCGCCAAGCCTAATTCTGATAGAAGCTAACCGAACCTATGTATGTGGACGCCTTAAGTTTCCAatgtctgtatttctctctcaatGGCCAAGTGTACCCGCTCCTGAGGACCTGATCTCCATCTACTGCCACTGCCGAGGGATCCCATTCTCTCTGCCTCAGCTCAACTTCTACCTGGCCCTCCATGTCTTTAAGATGGCAGGGATTGCTCAG GGCGTCTATGTCCGCCATGTCCTGGGCAATGCCAGTGCTCCGAATGCTGCCCAGTTTGGCCAGAGTGTGGAGCCGTTGGCCCAGGTTGGGCTGCAGATTGCAGAAAG